In a single window of the Tigriopus californicus strain San Diego chromosome 2, Tcal_SD_v2.1, whole genome shotgun sequence genome:
- the LOC131892668 gene encoding P2X purinoceptor 4-like yields the protein MSYITWLRKGIAVFFEYDTPRIVHIESKKVGVTSRFVQACILSYIIGYVIVYQRGYQQFDPVESAVTTKLKGVAYTNFTDDEMAGVPPEWRYLYRRVWDVTDYVVPATQNNAFFVITNIIITPNQNQSTCPEDPKIAGSICDPRQNQCHEGESLPLGHGVNTGRCVQAQPSHGEEPQDKEVFTCEILAWCPLEFDQQPLKDRALLAASANFTVLIKNQIEFPLYEKRRSNILESSNSTYLQSCLYDQETDPFCPVFKLGTIVRLANETYEDIAINGAVMSIIIHWDCNLDHDFMSRCVPIYKFRRLDSADAKIAPGYNFRFAEYYKTGKRTLFKAYGILFVLDVQGRAGKFSFIPFFINLGAGLALLSIATIICDIFVLYVMRDRQIYRDKKYLMVKGSDAFSVYREMDNSEDDDGQQGPAIESENSRAND from the exons ATGTCTTATATCACTTGGCTCCGGAAAGGCATTGCCGTATTTTTTGAATACGATACGCCTCGTATTGTACacattgaaagcaaaaaagtggGCGTTACATCTCGATTCGTTCAAGCATGCATCCTTTCATACATCATTGGATACGTGATTGTCTACCAAAGAGGCTACCAACAATTTGATCCCGTGGAATCGGCGGTAACCACCAAATTGAAAG GAGTAGCCTATACCAATTTCACGGATGATGAGATGGCGGGCGTGCCTCCGGAATGGCGGTATCTTTATCGGCGAGTTTGGGACGTGACCGACTATGTGGTGCCAGCCACTCAAAACAACGCCTTCTTCGTTATCACAAACATCATCATAACACCCAACCAAAATCAGAGCACTTGTCCAGAAGATCCAAAAATCGCAGGGTCAATTTGTGACCCCCGACAGAATCAGTGTCATGAAGGTGAATCCTTACCCTTGGGTCATGGCGTTAACACGGGCAGGTGCGTTCAAGCCCAACCGTCTCATGGCGAAGAACCCCAGGATAAAGAAGTGTTCACATGCGAGATTTTGGCTTGGTGTCCCCTGGAGTTCGACCAACAACCTCTAAAGGATCGCGCCTTATTGGCGGCCTCGGCCAATTTCACCGTGTTGATCAAGAACCAAATCGAATTCCCGCTCTATGAGAAGAGGCGTTCCAACATATTGGAATCCAGCAACTCCACCTATCTCCAATCGTGCTTGTATGATCAGGAAACCGACCCATTTTGTCCCGTGTTCAAGCTGGGCACCATTGTCAGGTTGGCCAATGAAACCTACGAGGATATCGCCATCAACGGGGCCGTCATGTCCATTATAATCCATTGGGATTGCAACCTCGACCATGATTTCATGTCTCGGTGTGTGCCCATATACAAATTCCGACGTTTGGATAGCGCGGATGCCAAGATTGCTCCGGGGTACAACTTCCGCTTCGCCGAGTATTACAAAACTGGCAAGCGAACCCTGTTCAAGGCCTATGGTATTCTTTTTGTGCTGGATGTCCAAGGCCGGGCTGGCAAGTTCAGTTTCATCccattttttatcaatttggGCGCGGGATTGGCCTTGCTGAGCATTGCCACCATTATCTGTGATATCTTTGTCTTATACGTCATGCGGGACCGGCAGATTTACCGGGACAAGAAGTACCTGATGGTCAAAGGCTCCGACGCGTTTTCCGTTTACCGTGAGATGGACAACAGTGAAGATGACGACGGACAGCAGGGACCGGCCATCGAATCTGAAAACAGCCGTGCCAACGATTAG